Proteins found in one Sorghum bicolor cultivar BTx623 chromosome 1, Sorghum_bicolor_NCBIv3, whole genome shotgun sequence genomic segment:
- the LOC8057418 gene encoding probable serine/threonine-protein kinase At4g35230, which yields MGCCGSSLRAGRHPEKKPPGRAAGAHPPHRPSYSLNQHQAPTPSAAARAGAGGRQVPLLKEFSLAELRAATGGFAAENIVSESGEKAPNFVYKGRLEASRRAIAVKKFTKMAWPDPKQFAEEAKGVGKLRHCRLANLIGYCCDGDERLLVAEFMPNDTLAKHLFHWENQTIEWAMRLRVAYYIAEALEYCSTEGRPLYHDLNAYRVLFDENGDPRLSCFGLMKNSRDGKSYSTNLAYTPPEYLRNGRVTSESVIFSFGTILLDLLSGKRIPPSRALDMIKGNNIQVLMDSHLEGNYSTDEATTLVDLASQCLQYEPRDRPNTKKLVSVLEPLQIKSEVPSYEMLGIPRYEEEASPPPQPQHPLSPMGEACSRMDLTAIHQILVSTHYRDDEGSNELSFQEWTQQMRDMLEARKRGDFAFRDKDFKAAIDCYTQFVDVGTMISPTVYARRSLCHLMCDQPDAALRDAMQAQCVYPDWPTAFYMQAVALSKLNMQSDATDMLNEASQLEEKRQKNTKP from the exons ATGGGCTGCTGTGGCTCCTCGCTGCGGGCGGGGAGGCACCCGGAGAAGAAGCCGCCGGGCAGGGCGGCGGGGGCGCACCCCCCGCACCGCCCCTCCTACTCGCTGAACCAGCACCAGGCGCCGACGCCCTCCGCGGCTGCTCGCGCGGGTGCCGGCGGGCGCCAGGTGCCGCTGCTCAAGGAGTTCTCGCTCGCGGAGCTGCGCGCCGCCACGGGCGGCTTCGCGGCGGAGAACATCGTGTCCGAGAGCGGCGAAAAGGCGCCGAATTTCGTGTACAAGGGCCGCCTCGAGGCCAGCCGCCGCGCGATCGCCGTCAAGAAGTTCACCAAGATGGCGTGGCCCGATCCCAAGCAGTTCGCG GAGGAGGCCAAGGGGGTCGGGAAGCTGCGCCACTGCCGCCTGGCCAACCTGATCGGCTACTGCTGCGACGGGGACGAGCGGCTGCTCGTCGCCGAGTTCATGCCCAACGACACGCTCGCCAAGCACCTCTTCCACT GGGAAAATCAGACAATTGAATGGGCTATGCGTCTGAGAGTTGCATACTACATCGCTGAAGCACTGGAGTATTGTAGCACTGAGGGAAGGCCTTTGTATCATGACCTCAATGCATATAGGGTCCTCTTTGATGAG AATGGTGATCCTCGTCTTTCATGCTTTGGCCTGATGAAAAACAGCAGGGACGGGAAAAGTTATAgcacaaatcttgcatatacacCTCCAGAATATTTGAGAAATG GAAGAGTAACATCAGAAAGTGTCATATTTAGCTTTGGCACTATACTGCTGGACCTCCTAAGTGGAAAGCGTATACCTCCTTCCCGT GCTCTTGATATGATAAAAGGCAACAATATCCAAGTACTGATGGATTCACATTTGGAGGGAAACTACTCAACAGATGAGGCAACCACATTGGTTGACCTTGCCTCTCAGTGCTTACAGTATGAACCTAGGGATCGGCCCAACACTAAAAAGCTGGTTTCCGTACTTGAGCCCTTGCAAATAAAATCAGAG GTACCATCCTAtgagatgcttggcattccaagGTATGAAGAAGAAGCATCTCCCCCTCCACAACCACAACACCCTCTTTCACCCATGGGTGAAGCCTGTTCTAGGATGGATTTGACAGCTATCCATCAGATTCTAGTGAGTACACATTACAGGGATGATGAAGGGAGTAATGAG cTATCGTTCCAGGAATGGACACAGCAGATGAGGGACATGTTGGAAGCTAGGAAACGCGGAGACTTTGCTTTTCGTGATAAAGATTTCAAGGCAGCCATAGATTGCTACACACAG TTTGTTGATGTGGGGACGATGATATCACCAACAGTGTACGCAAGGCGGAGTTTGTGCCACCTCATGTGCGACCAACCTGATGCCGCCCTCCGCGACGCAATGCAAGCACAATGTGTGTACCCAGATTGGCCAACTGCATTCTACATGCAAGCTGTTGCGCTCTCAAAGCTGAATATGCAGAGCGACGCTACAGACATGTTGAATGAGGCGTCGCAGCTTGAAGAGAAGCGGCAGAAGAACACAAAACCTTGA